Within the Populus trichocarpa isolate Nisqually-1 chromosome 14, P.trichocarpa_v4.1, whole genome shotgun sequence genome, the region gcttagattaaaagaaaactagTGTTGAATCGCGTGTTACGGTTTGTCTTGCATATTTTTGGATTAAATCATGGAAAGAGAAGGCAAGCAAGAACCAAAAAAGCATGCCTTCTTAGTTCTTGGTATAGAAAAgctaataattttgatttgtttggtaATTCGATTTAACCAGCGTTTCGTTTTTAGAactgattttttagttatttttagatgattttaatatattaatattaaaaatgtaattttaaaacattcttaatttataaaaattaattgtaatacatTACTAAACACACGCTACATTGTTAAGACACTAAATGCAAGTTCAATCATCTTCAAACCCCATTAAGCGAGTATAACATTCACGTGGTATCCTGTTCTTTACGGGGTGACAACTCTTCAATCATATCGGAGCCTGTAATCTCTGTAATCTTCTCTAACGACACAAAACAGATAACCATGTCAGCTTTGCGGGTGATAATAATGATGATCATAGGCTTCAACGATGGGAGAGTGCTCGACATGAAGAAGTAATGTCGAGACTTGGGATGCCTCTGTGGTCAATTCACTAATGCTTTGGTCCAAATTTGCTGCCTGCCTGTTAAGGATGGATCCTCAACTGGAACtggaaaaagagagaagaaaagaagaaatatagCGGAAATGCAAGCATAGAATCCACTCCAAACGACCCAATCACTTCTTGACCTAGGAGGGGTTTACTTTAGCTTATTTGTTCACCCACTTTTTGACCTAGGAGGGATTACTCCAGCTTAATTGTTCACCGAATATTTCAAAAGAGCCTTAATAGTAGtagttcatttatttttgtttttttttttaatcaaagcaCAAGGTTTTGCAATTAATCAGTAAGCAGGTAACACAAATTTGATCGAGTGCTTCCCGAGTAAATAAATATCATAGACTGCAACGATTCCACATCCAAAAACAAATGTGGAGgcttaaaacacaataaaaatgaCGATACAAAAGCTACTAATTGAAGAAATGGTACAGGCCAACTTGGCCAAAGCAACTGGATCCATAAAGGCAGTTGTATCGCAGAAGAGTACTAAATAGCTTCTAAAGAACAACCGCACTTTTCTTTTCTAGACAAGAAAAACTGGAAGGGTCCAGCAACTCATGGAGCATTCATTTTCTGTTCTTGTTgtcctccctctccctctcccgcTTCTTGTAAAGCTTTTCAAGAACCCGCTTGGCCTCACATTGTGGGAAGTTATCCAAGTCATAGTAATGTGATGCTATGTCCACCAACCtgaacaccaaaaaataaaagtcaagcATTTAGAGACACCATTGAAAAGACATCAATCACTTATTCAGTCCCAGAATCAAcaattattcattaaaatattaaaaaaacacattattatGTCCACTTGCTATTGACTGAAACCAAATTCTAACATGGTCCTTAAAGACGAGATATAAACACAAACAAGCACTAAATGAAGGATAAACTAACCATTCACCACGAATGTCTAGCACGGTCCGAATATAATTCCTGCTGGTTAGGACATACTCGTTGTAAATCACCCACTCTGGCTTGTGATCCAAACAATTTGATGGATGCAAATGCACCgcctgaaaaacaaattaacaccACCAAGCAAAATTGTTATATAACAAACATCTTTCTATAATCAATCTTGAACGAAAAGAACATTAGAGCATCACTGCAAAAATAACAAGTTGAAAATACATGTTTAATTTTCCACGTACTTGGTTGTCTTTCACTGTCAAATAGTGTCCAGATCGTTCAAGGTGAGCAACCTGCATAAAGTATCCGGCTAATATAGCTTTTCTTATGTTGATGTAGTAGTCGCGGCTGTTGAAGTCAGTGCTGCATAACCTGAGATTAAACCTGGCCATGATACGGACAAGCTGTTGTCTTACATTGTCAGCAGCCTTCAATGCCCTATGATTGATAAAATTTTCATAGCACCAGGATGGATCCTCATCTGCAATTCATTCACCAATAGGTAAGAATCTGACATAAATGACAATTATCGCAGACaatcaaattttagaaaaagagaaatagaaTAGAGTAAAAGTACTTACTGTTTTGCTTAAATGCATGGTATACGTTCAACAGCGTGAGGTGATCCCCATCAATGTGCCCAAACCTAGCCTTCGCTTCATCGGCAGCCTTTTGAGCCTCCCTAGGGCGGACAAAGCAATTGGGTACTAAAGAAAGAATTTGGTTACCACAGAAGAGGCCCATGGTAGGTCAGCAGATGCAAACAGGCGAGACGATACCATTTGCTTCATGAGATAATACTGAGAAACTGCAACTATCTGTATCAGCACTAACTTAGAATCTGATGGAGCATGCCATCCGGGGGCATGGAACCCATACACGACAGTTGCTGACGACAACCTAAATGGACACATCAATTCTTTAACTGCATACATGCGTACTTGCAAACACATGTAAGCAGTTAAACAATTAACACAGTGCACAGAAAACTGGCTGCACACATGACATAAAAGAGGGATGCATCTGATAATACTGCAACCCAATGGCATCTACTCCCCTTAAATCATTTAGACCAGACTCAAGAccgcttaaaataaaataaacatggtTGCAAAAAATACCTGAAAGCATGGCcgaaattgaaagaatttcaTTCGAACAGTTGAATTCAGGACTCACAACGAGCATCTTTGACAGTTGAGGATCCAAGGGAAATTCACTCATGATCTCCCCAAGCTTTGTCATGTTCCCCTCATCATCCAATGCCCCCAAATAATTCAACACCTCCAATGCTCGCATCAATGTCTCAGGGGCAGGAGGATCCATGAAATCAAAGTGCACCAGATCATCAATCCCCAATTTCTTCAACGTTAGAACTGTATTTGCAAGGTTTGACCGCAATATTTCTGGAAAGGTCTGTGGCTGGAGATCCTGATTGAAACTCCTCTCTGTGTAGAGTCTAAAACATTTGCCTGGTTGAGTTCTTCCAGCACGTCCTGATCTCTGGTGAGCACTAGCCTTTGATATGGGGGAAACTAACAAAGATTCAACCCGCACTCGGGGGTTATAAACCTTTTGTTTAGAAAAACCAGGGTCAATAACATATACAATACCATCTATAGTCAAAGAAGTTTCCGCAATGTTTGTTGACACCACAATCTTCCTTCCAGAAGGGCCACCCTCCTGTAGTGGAGGTGGAGCaggttcaaatattttttgctgCATGGCCGGTGGAAGCGTAGAATATAGAGGCACTATTTTCACTGGCCCTACTTGGTCCCCTAAatttccaatttcttttgttatttttcggCAAGCATCTTCTATCTCCTCCTCACCAGTTAGGAAAACAAGTATGTCCCCATGGGGTTCACACAAGTGTATCTGGACAACTGTCCGAATAGCTGCCTCTAGGTAATCTCTCTCAGGTTCCTGGGTATAGAAAATCTCAACAGGATGAAGCCTGCCAGGAACTTTCATAAGAGGTGCTTCACAAAAATAACCCTGAAATTTCTCAGCCTCTAGTGTTGCACTCATTACAACTAGCTTCAGGTCAGGCCTATTTTTCAGCACTTCTTTAATAAGTCCAAATAGCACATCTGTTGCTAGAGTTCTTTCATGAGCCTCATCAAGTATTATTACTTTGTACCTTTCTAAAAGCGGATCTGTCATTGCCTCTCTTAAAAGCATACCATCAGTCAGATACCTGCCAGAAAGGAATAAGAAAAATTAGCACACAACTTAAATCCAAGAATCTTGGGAAAAAAGAAGTAACATAGAGGAGCTGAAGAACTCACTTCAAAACCGTTCTTGCACCGCTACAGTCTTCAAAACGGATGCTATAACCAACCTCTTCACCTATAGTAACGTCCATCTCCTCAGCAACACGCCTAGAAACAGACATTGCAGCAACCCTTCGAGGCTGGGTACACCCAATCATCATTTTCCTGCGTCTATCTGAAGATTCTAATTCGACAGCTTCCAAAACAAACTGAGGAATCTGTACCATCACAAATTTCTAGTTAGTTAAgtattgcttcttttttttgtctagtTTTCATTACATTGTATACCCACAATTAAGCATAGCATAATTCATATATGGGAAACCGAAAGGAAAtgcttttcttattattatttttaaagtgagaatatatcaaactgaaaatatatcaaagaagTAACATAGAGGAGCTGaagaattctatttttttttaatctacgaTAACCTAAGCTCGCTAGTTTTCTACTAAAGTATTTGCGTGCAAGAGAGCTGgtcgattaaaaaaaagacaaacaaatgacagcacaaacagcacacaaaactataattaatcaaaaaacaaggtataaaaaagggaaaaagaaaagggaataaaCCTGAGTAGTTTTACCACTACCAGTCTCACCAACAAGGACGAGAAcctgatttttcttcaaaacctGTAAAAAATCCTCTTTCTGATGCCAAACAGGCAaattcttcctcttctctaATATCTCGTAGTATCTCTGAGAGTAAGGCTTCCCGTTCCACCGATTTATCGAGCTGCTTCCttcattgttattgttgttcGTCGCTCCGTTCGATTTCAACAACTTTGCAGAAACCGACGCCTCGTCTACCACGTCAAACAAACTCaccttcctcttcctctctgTACCCATCATCCAAAAAACCCTAGCGATTATGGGATCGAATTATTAccgtgaaagaaagaaaacccttAAATGTTAAAAAGAGAGACAGATGATAGGAGGCTAGGGCGAGAGTGTACTGATCGGTCCCtttccttgttttgtttttcaattgaaagGCCTGGCCTGCAATGAAACTAGGTGTAAGTGTGGCCCGATAGAGGTCTGAAACTGGGCCTGTTGAccaatactttttattattattattattttttttattattattatgataaaggtttaattaaaaccaattataaag harbors:
- the LOC7455416 gene encoding probable pre-mRNA-splicing factor ATP-dependent RNA helicase DEAH2 isoform X1, producing MMGTERKRKVSLFDVVDEASVSAKLLKSNGATNNNNNEGSSSINRWNGKPYSQRYYEILEKRKNLPVWHQKEDFLQVLKKNQVLVLVGETGSGKTTQIPQFVLEAVELESSDRRRKMMIGCTQPRRVAAMSVSRRVAEEMDVTIGEEVGYSIRFEDCSGARTVLKYLTDGMLLREAMTDPLLERYKVIILDEAHERTLATDVLFGLIKEVLKNRPDLKLVVMSATLEAEKFQGYFCEAPLMKVPGRLHPVEIFYTQEPERDYLEAAIRTVVQIHLCEPHGDILVFLTGEEEIEDACRKITKEIGNLGDQVGPVKIVPLYSTLPPAMQQKIFEPAPPPLQEGGPSGRKIVVSTNIAETSLTIDGIVYVIDPGFSKQKVYNPRVRVESLLVSPISKASAHQRSGRAGRTQPGKCFRLYTERSFNQDLQPQTFPEILRSNLANTVLTLKKLGIDDLVHFDFMDPPAPETLMRALEVLNYLGALDDEGNMTKLGEIMSEFPLDPQLSKMLVVSPEFNCSNEILSISAMLSVPNCFVRPREAQKAADEAKARFGHIDGDHLTLLNVYHAFKQNNEDPSWCYENFINHRALKAADNVRQQLVRIMARFNLRLCSTDFNSRDYYINIRKAILAGYFMQVAHLERSGHYLTVKDNQAVHLHPSNCLDHKPEWVIYNEYVLTSRNYIRTVLDIRGEWLVDIASHYYDLDNFPQCEAKRVLEKLYKKREREREDNKNRK
- the LOC7455416 gene encoding probable pre-mRNA-splicing factor ATP-dependent RNA helicase DEAH2 isoform X2, which produces MMGTERKRKVSLFDVVDEASVSAKLLKSNGATNNNNNEGSSSINRWNGKPYSQRYYEILEKRKNLPVWHQKEDFLQVLKKNQVLVLVGETGSGKTTQIPQFVLEAVELESSDRRRKMMIGCTQPRRVAAMSVSRRVAEEMDVTIGEEVGYSIRFEDCSGARTVLKYLTDGMLLREAMTDPLLERYKVIILDEAHERTLATDVLFGLIKEVLKNRPDLKLVVMSATLEAEKFQGYFCEAPLMKVPGRLHPVEIFYTQEPERDYLEAAIRTVVQIHLCEPHGDILVFLTGEEEIEDACRKITKEIGNLGDQVGPVKIVPLYSTLPPAMQQKIFEPAPPPLQEGGPSGRKIVVSTNIAETSLTIDGIVYVIDPGFSKQKVYNPRVRVESLLVSPISKASAHQRSGRAGRTQPGKCFRLYTERSFNQDLQPQTFPEILRSNLANTVLTLKKLGIDDLVHFDFMDPPAPETLMRALEVLNYLGALDDEGNMTKLGEIMSEFPLDPQLSKMLVVSPEFNCSNEILSISAMLSGRLKRLPMKRRLGLGTLMGITSRC
- the LOC7455416 gene encoding probable pre-mRNA-splicing factor ATP-dependent RNA helicase DEAH2 isoform X4; the encoded protein is MMGTERKRKVSLFDVVDEASVSAKLLKSNGATNNNNNEGSSSINRWNGKPYSQRYYEILEKRKNLPVWHQKEDFLQVLKKNQVLVLVGETGSGKTTQIPQFVLEAVELESSDRRRKMMIGCTQPRRVAAMSVSRRVAEEMDVTIGEEVGYSIRFEDCSGARTVLKYLTDGMLLREAMTDPLLERYKVIILDEAHERTLATDVLFGLIKEVLKNRPDLKLVVMSATLEAEKFQGYFCEAPLMKVPGRLHPVEIFYTQEPERDYLEAAIRTVVQIHLCEPHGDILVFLTGEEEIEDACRKITKEIGNLGDQVGPVKIVPLYSTLPPAMQQKIFEPAPPPLQEGGPSGRKIVVSTNIAETSLTIDGIVYVIDPGFSKQKVYNPRVRVESLLVSPISKASAHQRSGRAGRTQPGKCFRLYTERSFNQDLQPQTFPEILRSNLANTVLTLKKLGIDDLVHFDFMDPPAPETLMRALEVLNYLGALDDEGNMTKLGEIMSEFPLDPQLSKMLVVSPEFNCSNEILSISAMLSVLSHEANGIVSPVCIC
- the LOC7455416 gene encoding probable pre-mRNA-splicing factor ATP-dependent RNA helicase DEAH2 isoform X3; this encodes MMGTERKRKVSLFDVVDEASVSAKLLKSNGATNNNNNEGSSSINRWNGKPYSQRYYEILEKRKNLPVWHQKEDFLQVLKKNQVLVLVGETGSGKTTQIPQFVLEAVELESSDRRRKMMIGCTQPRRVAAMSVSRRVAEEMDVTIGEEVGYSIRFEDCSGARTVLKYLTDGMLLREAMTDPLLERYKVIILDEAHERTLATDVLFGLIKEVLKNRPDLKLVVMSATLEAEKFQGYFCEAPLMKVPGRLHPVEIFYTQEPERDYLEAAIRTVVQIHLCEPHGDILVFLTGEEEIEDACRKITKEIGNLGDQVGPVKIVPLYSTLPPAMQQKIFEPAPPPLQEGGPSGRKIVVSTNIAETSLTIDGIVYVIDPGFSKQKVYNPRVRVESLLVSPISKASAHQRSGRAGRTQPGKCFRLYTERSFNQDLQPQTFPEILRSNLANTVLTLKKLGIDDLVHFDFMDPPAPETLMRALEVLNYLGALDDEGNMTKLGEIMSEFPLDPQLSKMLVVSPEFNCSNEILSISAMLSDSCSFSVLSHEANGIVSPVCIC